The Camelus ferus isolate YT-003-E chromosome 4, BCGSAC_Cfer_1.0, whole genome shotgun sequence genome has a segment encoding these proteins:
- the HNRNPK gene encoding heterogeneous nuclear ribonucleoprotein K isoform X4: METEQPEETFPNTETNGEFGKRPAEDMEEEQAFKRSRNTDEMVELRILLQSKNAGAVIGKGGKNIKALRTDYNASVSVPDSSGPERILSISADIETIGEILKKIIPTLEEYQHYKGSDFDCELRLLIHQSLAGGIIGVKGAKIKELRENTQTTIKLFQECCPQSTDRVVLIGGKPDRVVECIKIILDLISESPIKGRAQPYDPNFYDETYDYGGFTMMFDDRRGRPVGFPMRGRGGFDRMPPGRGGRPMPPSRRDYDDMSPRRGPPPPPPGRGGRGGSRARNLPLPPPPPPRGGDLMAYDRRGRPGDRYDGMVGFSADETWDSAIDTWSPSEWQMAYEPQGGSGYDYSYAGGRGSYGDLGGPIITTQVTIPKDLAGSIIGKGGQRIKQIRHESGASIKIDEPLEGSEDRIITITGTQDQIQNAQYLLQNSVKQYSGKFF, encoded by the exons ATGGAAACGGAACAGCCAGAGGAAACCTTTCCCAACACCGAAACCAATGGTGAATTTG GTAAACGCCCTGCCGAAGATATGGAAGAGGAACAAGCTTTTAAAAGATCGAGAAACACTGATGAGATGGTTGAATTACGCATTCTGCTTCAGAGCAag AATGCTGGGGCAGTGATtgggaaaggaggcaagaatattaAGGCTCTCCGTACAGAC TACAATGCCAGTGTTTCAGTCCCAGACAGCAGTGGCCCCGAGCG CATATTGAGTATCAGTGCTGATATTGAAACAATTGgagaaattctgaagaaaatCATCCCTACCTTGGAAGAG TACCAACACTATAAAGGAAGCGACTTTGACTGCGAGTTGAGACTGTTGATTCATCAGAGTCTGGCAGGAGGAATTATTGGGGTCAAAGGTGCTAAAATCAAAGAACTTCGAGAG AACACTCAGACAACGATCAAGCTTTTCCAGGAATGCTGTCCTCAGTCCACTGACAGAGTTGTTCTTATTGGAGGAAAACCTGATAGGGTTGTAGAGTGCATAAAGATCATCCTTGATCTTATATCAGAG TCTCCTATCAAAGGACGTGCTCAGCCTTATGATCCCAATTTTTATGATGAAACTTACGATTATGGTGGTTTTACAATGATGTTTGATGACCGCCGTGGACGTCCAGTGGGATTTCCCATGCGAGGAAGAGGTGGCTTTGACAGAATGCCTCCTGGTCGGGGTGGGCGTCCCATGCCTCCATCTAGAAGAGATTATGATGATATGAGCCCTCGTCGAggacctcctccacctcctcctggacGAGGTGGCCGGGGTGGTAGCAGAGCTCGgaatcttcctcttcctccaccaccaccacctagaGGAGG AGATCTGATGGCCTATGACAGAAGAGGAAGACCTGGAGACCGTTATGATGGCATG GTTGGTTTCAGTGCTGATGAAACTTGGGACTCTGCAATAGATACATGGAGCCCATCAGAGTGGCAGATGGCTTATGAACCACAG ggtgGCTCTGGATATG ATTATTCCTATGCAGGGGGTCGTGGCTCATATGGTGATCTTGGTGGACCTATTATTACTACACAAGTAACTATTCCCAAAGAT TTGGCTGGATCTATTATTGGCAAAGGTGGTCAGCGGATTAAACAAATCCGTCATGAGTCAGGAGCTTCGATCAAAATTGATGAGCCTTTAGAAGGGTCCGAAGATCGGATCATTACCATTACAGGAACACAGGACCAGATACAGAATGCACAGTATTTGCTGCAGAACAG tgtGAAGCAGTATTCTGGAAAGTTTTTCTAA
- the HNRNPK gene encoding heterogeneous nuclear ribonucleoprotein K isoform X1, which translates to METEQPEETFPNTETNGEFGKRPAEDMEEEQAFKRSRNTDEMVELRILLQSKNAGAVIGKGGKNIKALRTDYNASVSVPDSSGPERILSISADIETIGEILKKIIPTLEEGLQLPSPTATSQLPLESDAVECLNYQHYKGSDFDCELRLLIHQSLAGGIIGVKGAKIKELRENTQTTIKLFQECCPQSTDRVVLIGGKPDRVVECIKIILDLISESPIKGRAQPYDPNFYDETYDYGGFTMMFDDRRGRPVGFPMRGRGGFDRMPPGRGGRPMPPSRRDYDDMSPRRGPPPPPPGRGGRGGSRARNLPLPPPPPPRGGDLMAYDRRGRPGDRYDGMVGFSADETWDSAIDTWSPSEWQMAYEPQGGSGYDYSYAGGRGSYGDLGGPIITTQVTIPKDLAGSIIGKGGQRIKQIRHESGASIKIDEPLEGSEDRIITITGTQDQIQNAQYLLQNSVKQYADVEGF; encoded by the exons ATGGAAACGGAACAGCCAGAGGAAACCTTTCCCAACACCGAAACCAATGGTGAATTTG GTAAACGCCCTGCCGAAGATATGGAAGAGGAACAAGCTTTTAAAAGATCGAGAAACACTGATGAGATGGTTGAATTACGCATTCTGCTTCAGAGCAag AATGCTGGGGCAGTGATtgggaaaggaggcaagaatattaAGGCTCTCCGTACAGAC TACAATGCCAGTGTTTCAGTCCCAGACAGCAGTGGCCCCGAGCG CATATTGAGTATCAGTGCTGATATTGAAACAATTGgagaaattctgaagaaaatCATCCCTACCTTGGAAGAG gGCCTGCAGTTGCCATCACCCACTGCAACCAGCCAGCTCCCGCTCGAATCTGATGCTGTGGAATGCTTAAAT TACCAACACTATAAAGGAAGCGACTTTGACTGCGAGTTGAGACTGTTGATTCATCAGAGTCTGGCAGGAGGAATTATTGGGGTCAAAGGTGCTAAAATCAAAGAACTTCGAGAG AACACTCAGACAACGATCAAGCTTTTCCAGGAATGCTGTCCTCAGTCCACTGACAGAGTTGTTCTTATTGGAGGAAAACCTGATAGGGTTGTAGAGTGCATAAAGATCATCCTTGATCTTATATCAGAG TCTCCTATCAAAGGACGTGCTCAGCCTTATGATCCCAATTTTTATGATGAAACTTACGATTATGGTGGTTTTACAATGATGTTTGATGACCGCCGTGGACGTCCAGTGGGATTTCCCATGCGAGGAAGAGGTGGCTTTGACAGAATGCCTCCTGGTCGGGGTGGGCGTCCCATGCCTCCATCTAGAAGAGATTATGATGATATGAGCCCTCGTCGAggacctcctccacctcctcctggacGAGGTGGCCGGGGTGGTAGCAGAGCTCGgaatcttcctcttcctccaccaccaccacctagaGGAGG AGATCTGATGGCCTATGACAGAAGAGGAAGACCTGGAGACCGTTATGATGGCATG GTTGGTTTCAGTGCTGATGAAACTTGGGACTCTGCAATAGATACATGGAGCCCATCAGAGTGGCAGATGGCTTATGAACCACAG ggtgGCTCTGGATATG ATTATTCCTATGCAGGGGGTCGTGGCTCATATGGTGATCTTGGTGGACCTATTATTACTACACAAGTAACTATTCCCAAAGAT TTGGCTGGATCTATTATTGGCAAAGGTGGTCAGCGGATTAAACAAATCCGTCATGAGTCAGGAGCTTCGATCAAAATTGATGAGCCTTTAGAAGGGTCCGAAGATCGGATCATTACCATTACAGGAACACAGGACCAGATACAGAATGCACAGTATTTGCTGCAGAACAG tgtGAAGCAGTATGCAGATGTTGAAGGATTCTAA
- the HNRNPK gene encoding heterogeneous nuclear ribonucleoprotein K isoform X3 has protein sequence METEQPEETFPNTETNGEFGKRPAEDMEEEQAFKRSRNTDEMVELRILLQSKNAGAVIGKGGKNIKALRTDYNASVSVPDSSGPERILSISADIETIGEILKKIIPTLEEYQHYKGSDFDCELRLLIHQSLAGGIIGVKGAKIKELRENTQTTIKLFQECCPQSTDRVVLIGGKPDRVVECIKIILDLISESPIKGRAQPYDPNFYDETYDYGGFTMMFDDRRGRPVGFPMRGRGGFDRMPPGRGGRPMPPSRRDYDDMSPRRGPPPPPPGRGGRGGSRARNLPLPPPPPPRGGDLMAYDRRGRPGDRYDGMVGFSADETWDSAIDTWSPSEWQMAYEPQGGSGYDYSYAGGRGSYGDLGGPIITTQVTIPKDLAGSIIGKGGQRIKQIRHESGASIKIDEPLEGSEDRIITITGTQDQIQNAQYLLQNSVKQYADVEGF, from the exons ATGGAAACGGAACAGCCAGAGGAAACCTTTCCCAACACCGAAACCAATGGTGAATTTG GTAAACGCCCTGCCGAAGATATGGAAGAGGAACAAGCTTTTAAAAGATCGAGAAACACTGATGAGATGGTTGAATTACGCATTCTGCTTCAGAGCAag AATGCTGGGGCAGTGATtgggaaaggaggcaagaatattaAGGCTCTCCGTACAGAC TACAATGCCAGTGTTTCAGTCCCAGACAGCAGTGGCCCCGAGCG CATATTGAGTATCAGTGCTGATATTGAAACAATTGgagaaattctgaagaaaatCATCCCTACCTTGGAAGAG TACCAACACTATAAAGGAAGCGACTTTGACTGCGAGTTGAGACTGTTGATTCATCAGAGTCTGGCAGGAGGAATTATTGGGGTCAAAGGTGCTAAAATCAAAGAACTTCGAGAG AACACTCAGACAACGATCAAGCTTTTCCAGGAATGCTGTCCTCAGTCCACTGACAGAGTTGTTCTTATTGGAGGAAAACCTGATAGGGTTGTAGAGTGCATAAAGATCATCCTTGATCTTATATCAGAG TCTCCTATCAAAGGACGTGCTCAGCCTTATGATCCCAATTTTTATGATGAAACTTACGATTATGGTGGTTTTACAATGATGTTTGATGACCGCCGTGGACGTCCAGTGGGATTTCCCATGCGAGGAAGAGGTGGCTTTGACAGAATGCCTCCTGGTCGGGGTGGGCGTCCCATGCCTCCATCTAGAAGAGATTATGATGATATGAGCCCTCGTCGAggacctcctccacctcctcctggacGAGGTGGCCGGGGTGGTAGCAGAGCTCGgaatcttcctcttcctccaccaccaccacctagaGGAGG AGATCTGATGGCCTATGACAGAAGAGGAAGACCTGGAGACCGTTATGATGGCATG GTTGGTTTCAGTGCTGATGAAACTTGGGACTCTGCAATAGATACATGGAGCCCATCAGAGTGGCAGATGGCTTATGAACCACAG ggtgGCTCTGGATATG ATTATTCCTATGCAGGGGGTCGTGGCTCATATGGTGATCTTGGTGGACCTATTATTACTACACAAGTAACTATTCCCAAAGAT TTGGCTGGATCTATTATTGGCAAAGGTGGTCAGCGGATTAAACAAATCCGTCATGAGTCAGGAGCTTCGATCAAAATTGATGAGCCTTTAGAAGGGTCCGAAGATCGGATCATTACCATTACAGGAACACAGGACCAGATACAGAATGCACAGTATTTGCTGCAGAACAG tgtGAAGCAGTATGCAGATGTTGAAGGATTCTAA
- the HNRNPK gene encoding heterogeneous nuclear ribonucleoprotein K isoform X2: METEQPEETFPNTETNGEFGKRPAEDMEEEQAFKRSRNTDEMVELRILLQSKNAGAVIGKGGKNIKALRTDYNASVSVPDSSGPERILSISADIETIGEILKKIIPTLEEGLQLPSPTATSQLPLESDAVECLNYQHYKGSDFDCELRLLIHQSLAGGIIGVKGAKIKELRENTQTTIKLFQECCPQSTDRVVLIGGKPDRVVECIKIILDLISESPIKGRAQPYDPNFYDETYDYGGFTMMFDDRRGRPVGFPMRGRGGFDRMPPGRGGRPMPPSRRDYDDMSPRRGPPPPPPGRGGRGGSRARNLPLPPPPPPRGGDLMAYDRRGRPGDRYDGMVGFSADETWDSAIDTWSPSEWQMAYEPQGGSGYDYSYAGGRGSYGDLGGPIITTQVTIPKDLAGSIIGKGGQRIKQIRHESGASIKIDEPLEGSEDRIITITGTQDQIQNAQYLLQNSVKQYSGKFF; the protein is encoded by the exons ATGGAAACGGAACAGCCAGAGGAAACCTTTCCCAACACCGAAACCAATGGTGAATTTG GTAAACGCCCTGCCGAAGATATGGAAGAGGAACAAGCTTTTAAAAGATCGAGAAACACTGATGAGATGGTTGAATTACGCATTCTGCTTCAGAGCAag AATGCTGGGGCAGTGATtgggaaaggaggcaagaatattaAGGCTCTCCGTACAGAC TACAATGCCAGTGTTTCAGTCCCAGACAGCAGTGGCCCCGAGCG CATATTGAGTATCAGTGCTGATATTGAAACAATTGgagaaattctgaagaaaatCATCCCTACCTTGGAAGAG gGCCTGCAGTTGCCATCACCCACTGCAACCAGCCAGCTCCCGCTCGAATCTGATGCTGTGGAATGCTTAAAT TACCAACACTATAAAGGAAGCGACTTTGACTGCGAGTTGAGACTGTTGATTCATCAGAGTCTGGCAGGAGGAATTATTGGGGTCAAAGGTGCTAAAATCAAAGAACTTCGAGAG AACACTCAGACAACGATCAAGCTTTTCCAGGAATGCTGTCCTCAGTCCACTGACAGAGTTGTTCTTATTGGAGGAAAACCTGATAGGGTTGTAGAGTGCATAAAGATCATCCTTGATCTTATATCAGAG TCTCCTATCAAAGGACGTGCTCAGCCTTATGATCCCAATTTTTATGATGAAACTTACGATTATGGTGGTTTTACAATGATGTTTGATGACCGCCGTGGACGTCCAGTGGGATTTCCCATGCGAGGAAGAGGTGGCTTTGACAGAATGCCTCCTGGTCGGGGTGGGCGTCCCATGCCTCCATCTAGAAGAGATTATGATGATATGAGCCCTCGTCGAggacctcctccacctcctcctggacGAGGTGGCCGGGGTGGTAGCAGAGCTCGgaatcttcctcttcctccaccaccaccacctagaGGAGG AGATCTGATGGCCTATGACAGAAGAGGAAGACCTGGAGACCGTTATGATGGCATG GTTGGTTTCAGTGCTGATGAAACTTGGGACTCTGCAATAGATACATGGAGCCCATCAGAGTGGCAGATGGCTTATGAACCACAG ggtgGCTCTGGATATG ATTATTCCTATGCAGGGGGTCGTGGCTCATATGGTGATCTTGGTGGACCTATTATTACTACACAAGTAACTATTCCCAAAGAT TTGGCTGGATCTATTATTGGCAAAGGTGGTCAGCGGATTAAACAAATCCGTCATGAGTCAGGAGCTTCGATCAAAATTGATGAGCCTTTAGAAGGGTCCGAAGATCGGATCATTACCATTACAGGAACACAGGACCAGATACAGAATGCACAGTATTTGCTGCAGAACAG tgtGAAGCAGTATTCTGGAAAGTTTTTCTAA